ATTATTTTTGCCCAGGCGATTCTCATGTTCCCGGCGATGATTTTTAATGCACTGCCCGGCACTTTCTTCAAATCGTGGGCCGCTGCATTCAACAGCGGAACCGGCCTGTATATGACGCTCTTTGGTCTGATGATTTTCTTTTTCTCCTTTTTCTGGGTCTCAATGATGTTTAATCCGGTGCAGATCGCTGACGACATGAAAAAACATGGCGGTTACATCCCCGGCATCCGTCCCGGAAAATCCACCGCAGAATTTCTTGATAAAACCATGACGCGTATCACGCTTGCCGGCGCACTCTTCCTCACTATTATCGCTGTGCTGCCGACAGTTATCAGCACTCGCCTTAATATTCCGTTCCTGATAGCATCGTTCTTTGGCGGGACCAGCTTGCTGATTATTGTCGGCGTTATGCTCGACACCATGCGTCAGATTGAATCGCAACTGCTGATGCGCCACTACGACGGCTTCCTGAAAAAAGGGAAACTCAGATCCAGAAAGTAGGGCGGAGATGAAAGCGATCATTCTGCTTGGCGGTCCCGGCGCCGGAAAGGGAACGCTGGCTGAAATCATCAAAAAAAAATCCGGTTTCCTTCATGTTTCCACCGGTGAAATCCTGCGCGCAGCTATCCGCAATCAAACGCCGGTTGGACTTAAAGTTAAAGTGTTTATTGATCGCGGTGAGCTTGTGCCTGATGAAATTGTTCTTGAAATCATTAAGGAGCTCATTGCCGCCCGGCCGGCGAGTGCGCGGTTTATGTTTGACGGTTTCCCGCGCACCGTTGTACAGGCCGAGGGCCTCGAACAACTGTTTGCTGAAAACAATGGAACACTGCTGCATGTTTTTCAGCTCGATCTTGATCACGAAACTCTGCTCCGGCGCTTGACCGGCCGGCGTGTCTGCCGTTCCTGCGGCGCGCTGTTTCACATCGACAATAAGCCGCCGCAAAAAGAAGGCCTCTGCGATTTCGATAACGGTGAGCTTTATCAACGTTCCGACGACAGCGAAGAAACCATTTTAAACCGTCTTGACGTCTACGAAAAACAAACCGCACCGCTCGTCGGCTTTTACCGGCAGCGCGGACTTCTCAGGAAAATCAATGCTTCCGAAACCCCGGAACAAGTAACCGCCACAGTTCTCAGCTTTCTTAATCGGACATTCAAATGATCATTCTCAAAACGCCGGCAGAAATTGAAGCAATGCGCCGCGTTAACCGGATGACGGCCCGGGTCCGCGATGCGCTTGCCGCTATGGTGCGTCCCGGTATCACCACGGGAGAGCTTGGTGACGCCGCGTTTCAACTGATTCGCGAATCCGGCGGCACCAGCGCATTTTACGGCTATCACGGTTATCCCGGTTCCATTTGTGTCTCCATTAATGATGAGGTTGTACACGGAATCCCGGGACCGCGCGTCATCCGCGAAGGCGATATTGTCAGCATCGATGTGGGAATCGCTTTCGAAGGATTTATCGGCGACACCGCAGTCACCGTTCCTGCCGGCGCAATCAGCGCTGAAAATAAAAGACTGCTCGAAACTACACAGCTGGCATTAAGTGCCGGCATTGAGCAGGCGGTGGAAGGCAACCGGCTTGGCGATATTTCATACGCCATTCAAAGCGCGGTTGAAGCCGCCGGTTTTTCAGTTGTCCGGCAGTTTATAGGCCACGGTATTGGACGCAACATGCACGAAGATCCGCAAATTCCTAACTACGGTAAAGGGGGTCGCGGACCGAAACTCAAAGCCGGAATGACGCTTGCCATCGAGCCGATGGTCAACATCGGCGGACCAAAAGTTCAGCTGCTCGAAGATGAATGGACTGCGGTGACTAAAGACGGTTCATATTCCGCTCATTTCGAACACACCGTTGCTGTCGGCAAAACGCACGCCGATATTCTTTCTTTACCGTAAATCTATTTCCGTTTGCGGCGCGTCCTGGTTTTTGCTCCGTGCGGGCGTTGACCCGTCATGGTGATCGGCTGTTTTTTCCGCCGGCCGGCGCGCGGCGCACCTTTGGCTGTTCTCACTGGCGCGTGTTCTTCGACACCGGAAATTCGAAAGTCGACCAGTCGGCGCGCCATATCAACGCGCACAATATCCACTTTAAGCGCATCACCAATCGTATACACGTTCCGGTGCCGCATGCCGGTGGCTTTGGTTTTCGTGCGGTTCACTTCGTAGCGGTCATCAGTGAGCGATGCAAACGGCACGAGGCCGCGCTGCAGTGTATCGGTGAGTTCAACAATCAGGCCTTTGTTAAGAATGCGGACAACGCTGCCGGAATACGGACCGGTTTCGCCCCTGTAAAGCAAGGTATTATAATATTCAACACGGCGCAGATCGATGCTCTCTTTTTCAGCGGCATCGGCGGCAGTTTCAGTACGCGTACATTGTGCGCCGATAGCGGCGAGATCGTCAGTGCCGTACGGCGCTTTAGTTTTTTCTTCGAGTGCGCTTAACAGGCGGTGAACCACGAGATCGGGGTAGCGCCGGATCGGCGAAGTAAAGTGCGCATAATCTTCAAACGCGAGACCGAAGTGTCCGGTCGGTTCAGCGGAGTAGCCGGCGCGTTTCAGATTACGCAGCACAGCGAGACTGGCAGTGTATTCCAGCGGCGTGCCGGCAATTTTTTCCAGCACCGCATTAATACCGGCACGCGATTGCGGCAGCGCGTCGA
Above is a window of Kiritimatiellales bacterium DNA encoding:
- a CDS encoding adenylate kinase gives rise to the protein MKAIILLGGPGAGKGTLAEIIKKKSGFLHVSTGEILRAAIRNQTPVGLKVKVFIDRGELVPDEIVLEIIKELIAARPASARFMFDGFPRTVVQAEGLEQLFAENNGTLLHVFQLDLDHETLLRRLTGRRVCRSCGALFHIDNKPPQKEGLCDFDNGELYQRSDDSEETILNRLDVYEKQTAPLVGFYRQRGLLRKINASETPEQVTATVLSFLNRTFK
- the map gene encoding type I methionyl aminopeptidase, whose amino-acid sequence is MIILKTPAEIEAMRRVNRMTARVRDALAAMVRPGITTGELGDAAFQLIRESGGTSAFYGYHGYPGSICVSINDEVVHGIPGPRVIREGDIVSIDVGIAFEGFIGDTAVTVPAGAISAENKRLLETTQLALSAGIEQAVEGNRLGDISYAIQSAVEAAGFSVVRQFIGHGIGRNMHEDPQIPNYGKGGRGPKLKAGMTLAIEPMVNIGGPKVQLLEDEWTAVTKDGSYSAHFEHTVAVGKTHADILSLP